A portion of the Limosilactobacillus reuteri genome contains these proteins:
- the carA gene encoding glutamine-hydrolyzing carbamoyl-phosphate synthase small subunit: MKRYLILEDGTVYTGEGFGAIKATLGEVVFTTGMVGYQEAITDQSFAHQILVFTNPLIGNYGINSEDNETLHPQIKGVVCHHVARVPSNWRMTDSLPNFLAKHQIPGLQGIDTRELVRKLRQYGTLRGIMTDNITDVKDKLEQLKQTSPTHNIISKVSTKESYANPGTKRTVVVLDFGMKNSILRELNKRDCNAIVLPYNASISEIMAFNPDGILLSNGPGDPLEMTNAAATVTELEKHLPIFGICMGHQIFALANGAKTYKMKFGHRGFNHPVRNLQTGKIAFTSQNHGFAVDPSSIDDTDLQITHLEVNDGTVEGLQHSKYPAFSVQFHPDAAPGPHDAEQLFDKFMALIDSNKEVLAYA, from the coding sequence ATGAAACGATATTTAATTCTAGAAGATGGTACTGTTTATACCGGCGAGGGTTTTGGCGCTATCAAGGCAACTCTTGGTGAGGTCGTCTTCACAACAGGGATGGTCGGCTACCAAGAAGCAATTACCGACCAATCTTTTGCCCATCAAATTTTAGTCTTTACCAATCCTCTCATCGGTAACTATGGGATTAATAGTGAAGACAACGAAACATTGCATCCCCAAATCAAGGGTGTAGTTTGTCATCATGTCGCACGTGTTCCCAGCAACTGGCGCATGACTGACTCACTCCCTAACTTCTTAGCAAAACACCAAATTCCTGGCCTTCAAGGAATTGATACACGTGAACTAGTCCGTAAGCTTCGTCAATATGGTACATTACGCGGAATCATGACCGATAATATTACCGATGTCAAAGATAAGCTTGAACAGTTAAAGCAAACTTCGCCAACCCATAACATTATTAGTAAAGTATCTACTAAAGAATCCTACGCTAATCCAGGAACTAAGCGAACTGTTGTTGTTCTTGACTTCGGGATGAAAAATAGCATTCTCCGTGAATTAAATAAAAGAGACTGCAATGCGATCGTCCTTCCTTATAACGCCTCGATCAGCGAAATAATGGCATTCAATCCAGACGGTATCCTTCTTTCCAACGGGCCTGGTGATCCGCTTGAAATGACAAACGCAGCTGCAACCGTCACGGAATTAGAAAAACATCTTCCCATCTTCGGCATTTGCATGGGCCATCAAATCTTTGCTCTAGCTAATGGTGCCAAAACTTATAAGATGAAATTTGGTCACCGTGGTTTTAACCATCCCGTCCGTAATCTCCAAACAGGAAAAATTGCATTTACCTCCCAAAATCATGGTTTTGCGGTTGATCCATCCTCCATTGATGATACCGACCTCCAAATCACCCACCTTGAAGTGAACGATGGCACGGTTGAAGGACTCCAACATTCAAAGTATCCAGCATTTTCCGTTCAGTTCCACCCAGACGCTGCGCCAGGCCCCCACGATGCTGAACAGCTTTTTGATAAATTCATGGCATTAATTGACAGTAATAAGGAGGTCCTCGCCTATGCCTAA
- a CDS encoding fibrinogen-binding adhesin SdrG C-terminal domain-containing protein, with product MMDNYQAMNFYYGLLNLRAGFFKANLCEILMAIAQSVPDENQQSATAYHTVDEDLSQDHEQLKHDQVEFGSFYEDGHILHNVKINTQSDFFLDPTREDTVKWRVSFTVAKDVRPADQFTVQLSSNLMVAPNGYPKKPVPDFSDQDGVVIAMGAYDRDKHELVYTFTNYVTEHRQIIGGLEGELAIDPLTTPENEFGLECFISVDDYRKDFTIDIDYPDLANDMFLGISSRMMNFDKDQQLFEDIIYVNLAQKDLNHAYIVFNTSDLVEELSNAVVKPSTMRIEIYRNSRGLKLPQSYGVNLQRLRDISNQFPVVEGDHLVETPYTMSFADNKMRLNFGADQTNDSYIIRVVGQYNDELDGTVRLRARLFGMDQQNVYMSNSTAAAATGTSMVASGHAISKEKLVEAAAITTEDLKQEEPFVNVEEPLEPSAVEGVEEDGDVPFASDNQEQFASFQAEEEEMPIEENQEDIPTNDVAAEEQVEPQEDSPQSAVSVPDDAAVEEESDSSAYIISFNSDEEEESLVATEQEENQAEASTVSAAVGGDELSISFDIAPQAAPAETKEDLTEETESSDEEEEFTTPPEKLGAEPTQALSEESATPEPVVEIKVSEEETSAAPLPMPGRRPPRRHSRFQNTTRSNHSLRHLR from the coding sequence GTGGACGAGGATCTAAGTCAAGACCATGAACAATTAAAGCATGATCAAGTTGAATTTGGATCATTTTATGAAGATGGTCATATTTTACATAATGTCAAAATTAATACCCAATCAGACTTTTTCCTCGATCCGACCCGGGAAGATACCGTCAAGTGGCGTGTTAGTTTTACGGTTGCTAAAGATGTCCGACCAGCCGATCAATTTACTGTTCAACTATCATCAAATTTGATGGTTGCGCCTAATGGTTATCCTAAAAAACCAGTTCCTGACTTTAGTGATCAAGATGGGGTTGTTATTGCGATGGGGGCCTATGACCGTGATAAGCACGAACTTGTCTATACTTTTACCAATTACGTAACCGAGCATCGACAAATAATTGGTGGATTAGAGGGAGAATTAGCAATTGATCCACTCACAACTCCAGAGAACGAATTTGGCTTGGAATGTTTTATAAGTGTTGATGATTACCGAAAAGACTTTACGATTGATATCGACTATCCAGACCTTGCTAACGATATGTTTCTCGGGATTTCTAGCCGGATGATGAATTTTGATAAGGATCAGCAGCTCTTTGAGGACATTATCTATGTTAATCTGGCACAAAAAGACCTTAATCATGCCTATATTGTCTTTAACACGAGTGACCTAGTAGAAGAGTTATCTAATGCCGTAGTAAAGCCGTCAACAATGCGGATTGAGATTTATCGTAATTCACGGGGATTAAAGTTGCCTCAATCATATGGGGTAAACCTTCAACGACTACGGGATATTTCTAATCAATTCCCAGTAGTGGAAGGGGATCACCTTGTCGAGACACCTTATACAATGTCCTTTGCTGATAACAAGATGCGTTTGAATTTTGGTGCGGATCAGACTAATGATTCCTATATTATTAGGGTAGTCGGCCAATATAATGATGAACTTGATGGAACAGTACGATTGCGGGCTCGTTTATTTGGGATGGACCAGCAAAATGTTTATATGAGTAATTCTACGGCTGCAGCAGCTACTGGAACTTCGATGGTCGCAAGTGGCCATGCTATTTCTAAGGAGAAATTAGTAGAGGCGGCAGCGATCACAACAGAAGACTTGAAGCAAGAAGAACCTTTTGTCAATGTGGAAGAACCTCTTGAACCTTCAGCAGTTGAAGGAGTGGAGGAAGATGGTGACGTTCCTTTTGCTTCTGATAATCAGGAACAGTTTGCTAGTTTTCAAGCGGAAGAAGAGGAAATGCCAATCGAAGAAAATCAGGAAGATATCCCGACTAATGATGTTGCTGCAGAAGAGCAAGTTGAACCCCAAGAAGATTCCCCGCAAAGTGCAGTTTCAGTTCCAGATGATGCAGCCGTTGAAGAAGAATCTGACTCATCAGCTTATATAATTTCATTTAATTCAGATGAGGAAGAGGAGTCGCTTGTTGCTACTGAACAAGAAGAAAATCAGGCGGAAGCTTCTACAGTCAGTGCAGCAGTTGGTGGGGATGAATTATCGATCTCCTTTGACATCGCTCCGCAAGCGGCACCAGCAGAGACTAAAGAAGATCTAACAGAAGAAACTGAATCTTCAGATGAGGAAGAGGAGTTTACTACACCACCCGAAAAATTAGGAGCAGAACCTACTCAGGCATTATCTGAAGAATCCGCAACCCCTGAGCCTGTTGTTGAAATTAAAGTTAGTGAAGAGGAGACAAGCGCAGCACCATTACCAATGCCCGGACGACGACCACCTCGCCGGCACAGTCGTTTTCAAAATACAACCCGGTCGAATCATTCGTTGCGTCATTTGCGGTGA
- a CDS encoding alpha-glucosidase, with protein MENNHWWNKSVVYQIYPKSFQDTNHDGVGDLRGIIDRLDYIKELGVDVIWLNPIYESPQFDNGYDISNYEAINPTLGNMDDFQELIDCVHERGMKLVMDLVVNHTSDQHDWFKESRKGKDNPYRDYYIWRDGKKGEEPNNWGSYFSGAAWKYDDESGQYYLHLFAPEQPDLNWENPKVRHSVYDMMNWWAAKGVDGFRMDVINLISKPDGLPDANKNEDEKYANVEPLVSNGHRIHEFLQEMNKNVMSKHKMVTVGETPGATPEDAEKYASLDNKELNMIFQFEHMGLDSNPNPALGKWDDRKTSLKDLRANLTKWQEKLYGKAWNSLYWNNHDQPRVVSRFGNDQTEDYRVKSAKMLATMTHMMQGTPYIYEREEIGMTNAYFPKLEDYVDLESINAYHQLVDDQHLLDGETMMKYIAIHSRDNARTPMQWDDSEYAGFSDHTPWEKVNPNYKQINVKNALADKNSIFYYYQKLIELRHTMPVITNGKYALVPGNEDDEQVFAYTRQDDDTTLLIILNYTDETVNRHYNVPADAKLLISNYEDDQNDTIRPYEAKVYQY; from the coding sequence ATGGAAAACAATCATTGGTGGAATAAATCGGTTGTTTATCAAATTTATCCAAAAAGTTTTCAAGATACCAATCATGATGGTGTCGGTGACCTTCGTGGAATAATTGATCGTCTCGATTACATTAAGGAATTAGGCGTCGATGTCATTTGGTTGAACCCCATTTATGAGTCACCACAATTTGATAATGGTTATGATATCAGCAACTATGAAGCAATTAACCCGACTCTTGGCAACATGGATGATTTTCAAGAATTGATCGATTGCGTTCATGAACGTGGAATGAAATTGGTCATGGACTTAGTAGTTAACCATACTTCTGACCAACATGACTGGTTTAAGGAATCACGAAAGGGCAAAGACAATCCATATCGTGATTATTATATTTGGCGTGACGGTAAGAAGGGTGAAGAGCCAAATAATTGGGGTTCCTACTTCTCTGGTGCTGCTTGGAAATATGATGATGAATCCGGCCAATATTACCTTCATCTTTTTGCTCCAGAACAACCAGATCTAAATTGGGAAAATCCGAAAGTTCGGCACTCTGTTTATGACATGATGAACTGGTGGGCTGCCAAGGGTGTCGATGGTTTTCGGATGGACGTTATTAACCTAATTTCTAAGCCGGATGGATTGCCTGATGCTAACAAGAACGAAGACGAGAAATACGCCAATGTTGAACCGTTAGTATCAAATGGTCATCGCATTCATGAATTCTTACAAGAAATGAATAAGAATGTTATGAGTAAGCATAAGATGGTGACAGTTGGTGAAACACCGGGCGCTACACCGGAAGATGCCGAGAAGTATGCCAGCCTTGATAATAAAGAATTAAATATGATTTTCCAATTTGAACACATGGGCCTTGATAGCAACCCTAATCCAGCCCTTGGTAAGTGGGATGATCGCAAGACGAGCCTTAAAGATTTGCGGGCAAACTTAACGAAGTGGCAAGAAAAATTGTATGGCAAGGCTTGGAACTCCCTTTATTGGAACAACCATGACCAGCCACGGGTTGTATCACGGTTTGGTAATGACCAGACCGAAGATTATCGAGTTAAATCTGCCAAGATGTTAGCAACCATGACCCATATGATGCAAGGAACGCCATACATTTATGAAAGGGAAGAAATTGGCATGACTAACGCCTATTTCCCAAAGCTTGAAGATTACGTCGACCTTGAATCGATTAATGCCTACCACCAACTTGTTGATGACCAGCATTTGCTTGATGGCGAGACGATGATGAAGTACATTGCGATCCATTCACGTGATAATGCGCGGACACCAATGCAATGGGATGATAGCGAGTATGCAGGCTTTTCCGATCATACTCCATGGGAAAAGGTTAATCCAAATTACAAGCAGATTAATGTCAAAAATGCATTAGCTGATAAGAATTCAATTTTCTATTACTATCAAAAATTGATTGAACTACGACACACAATGCCGGTAATTACTAATGGAAAGTATGCGTTAGTTCCTGGTAATGAAGATGATGAACAGGTCTTTGCATACACACGCCAAGATGATGACACTACTTTGTTGATAATCTTGAACTATACTGATGAGACTGTTAACCGCCATTATAATGTGCCAGCTGATGCGAAGTTACTAATTAGTAATTATGAGGATGATCAAAATGATACTATCCGGCCATACGAAGCTAAGGTTTATCAATACTAG
- the carB gene encoding carbamoyl-phosphate synthase large subunit: MPKRTDIHKILVIGSGPIIIGQAAEFDYSGTQACLALREEGYETVLVNSNPATIMTDKEIADHVYIEPLTVDSLSRIIRQEYPDAILPTLGGQIGLNLAVSLSKTGLLDELGIELLGTKLDSIDEAEDREKFKELMNELGEPVPASQTVNTVDEAVEFAHQCGYPVIVRPAFTMGGTGGGICHNDAEMRTVAKNGLELSPATQCLIEKSIAGYKEIEFEVMRDAADNVMVVCCMENFDPVGIHTGDSIVFAPNQTLSDREYQMLRDCALKLIRALKIEGGCNVQLALDPQSFQYNVIEVNPRVSRSSALASKATGYPIAKMAAKIAVGLILDEIKNPVTKTTFAEFEPALDYVVCKIPRWPFDKFAQADRHLGSQMKATGEVMAIGRTAEEALHKAVRSLEIDEKDLFSAEAHHAPTDILEKKLRYPQDDRLFYLAEAFRRGYSLQQTHDLTKISPYFLDIVKHLVELEDDLSTKPFDAETLMTGKKYGFSDATIAHLWYTSSQEVRDFRKQNGVLSVYKMIDTCAAEFASSTPYFYSAYDHENESQRTKKPSILVIGSGPIRIGQGVEFDYATVHSVKAIQRAGYEAIVINSNPETVSTDFSVSDKLYFEPLTLEDVLNVVDLEQPVGVIVQFGGQTAINLAEGLVKNGVNILGTTVEDLDAAEDREVFDKVITDLNLKQPIGLTATTHSAVIKAAEKIGYPVLVRPSYVLGGKAMETVYNQEELDQYLQQNASITADHPILIDAYLEGRECEVDAICDGKDVLIPGIMEHIEHAGVHSGDSMAVYPPQHFDDDIKQQIVTATEKLAVALKCIGIMNIQFIVHNHEVYILEVNPRASRTVPFLSKITGIEMAQVATRVILGQSLADQGFTNGLYPEPQTIHVKAPVFSFNKLANVDSYLSPEMKSTGEVMGTDTTYAKALHKAFSGAHVQVPNNGKILFTIENGDEEDILPLAKRFAQIGYQVFTTPQTASYFKDNGIHIHQEISNIDELNRLLKSGQIDLVINTMRHDYEQDSLGFQIRQSTIAQNVPLMTSLDTVNALLHVKEDQSLEAITIK, encoded by the coding sequence ATGCCTAAACGAACTGATATTCATAAAATTCTCGTCATCGGGTCTGGTCCTATTATTATTGGTCAAGCAGCTGAATTTGATTATTCCGGCACGCAGGCTTGTCTCGCCCTCCGCGAAGAAGGATACGAAACTGTTCTTGTTAATTCTAATCCAGCAACAATCATGACCGATAAGGAAATTGCAGATCATGTCTACATCGAACCATTAACGGTTGACTCCCTCTCTCGCATTATCCGTCAAGAATATCCTGATGCAATTTTACCAACCCTTGGCGGACAAATTGGCCTCAACTTAGCTGTCTCCTTATCTAAAACTGGTCTCCTCGATGAATTAGGAATTGAACTTCTCGGAACTAAGCTGGATTCGATTGATGAAGCAGAAGACCGAGAAAAATTTAAGGAATTAATGAATGAGCTTGGTGAACCTGTTCCCGCTTCGCAGACAGTTAATACTGTTGATGAAGCAGTCGAATTCGCACACCAATGTGGATATCCAGTAATCGTCCGTCCCGCCTTTACCATGGGTGGTACAGGTGGTGGGATCTGCCATAATGATGCAGAAATGCGTACTGTTGCCAAAAATGGCTTGGAATTATCCCCTGCCACCCAATGTTTAATTGAAAAATCAATCGCGGGTTATAAGGAAATCGAGTTTGAAGTAATGCGGGATGCAGCTGACAATGTAATGGTCGTTTGCTGCATGGAAAACTTTGATCCGGTGGGAATTCATACTGGTGACTCCATCGTATTTGCCCCTAACCAGACCCTTAGCGACCGTGAATACCAGATGCTCCGTGATTGCGCGCTCAAGCTAATTCGTGCCCTCAAAATCGAAGGGGGATGTAACGTCCAACTGGCTCTTGATCCGCAAAGTTTCCAGTATAACGTTATCGAAGTTAATCCGCGGGTTTCCCGTTCATCTGCCCTTGCTTCCAAGGCAACTGGTTATCCAATCGCTAAAATGGCTGCTAAAATTGCGGTTGGCCTTATCCTCGATGAAATTAAGAATCCCGTTACCAAGACGACTTTTGCTGAATTTGAACCGGCACTTGACTATGTTGTCTGCAAAATTCCCCGCTGGCCGTTTGATAAATTCGCTCAAGCTGATCGACACCTGGGCAGTCAGATGAAAGCCACCGGAGAAGTAATGGCAATTGGTCGGACGGCTGAAGAAGCCCTCCATAAGGCTGTCCGCTCACTTGAAATTGATGAAAAAGACCTCTTTTCAGCAGAGGCACACCATGCGCCAACAGATATACTGGAAAAGAAGTTACGTTATCCCCAAGATGATCGGTTATTTTATTTAGCAGAAGCATTTCGGCGTGGGTACTCCCTTCAGCAAACTCATGACTTAACTAAGATTTCCCCTTATTTCCTCGATATCGTCAAACACTTGGTGGAACTCGAAGACGATCTTAGCACCAAACCATTTGATGCAGAAACACTGATGACAGGCAAAAAATATGGTTTTAGCGATGCAACAATTGCCCACCTTTGGTATACTTCCTCACAAGAAGTTCGGGATTTCCGAAAACAAAATGGAGTTCTCTCCGTATATAAGATGATCGATACCTGTGCTGCTGAATTTGCTTCTTCAACCCCTTATTTCTACAGTGCATATGACCATGAAAACGAAAGTCAACGAACAAAAAAACCATCGATCCTTGTCATTGGCTCAGGGCCAATCCGGATTGGTCAAGGAGTCGAGTTTGACTACGCGACCGTTCACAGCGTTAAGGCAATTCAACGGGCTGGCTACGAAGCAATTGTCATTAATTCTAATCCAGAAACTGTTTCAACAGATTTCTCGGTTTCCGATAAACTCTATTTCGAGCCCCTCACGCTTGAAGATGTCCTAAACGTGGTTGATCTCGAACAACCAGTAGGCGTGATTGTTCAATTCGGTGGACAAACGGCGATTAATTTAGCAGAAGGTCTTGTTAAAAACGGGGTTAATATTCTTGGAACAACCGTTGAAGATCTTGATGCCGCGGAAGATCGAGAAGTATTCGATAAAGTTATTACTGATCTAAATCTTAAGCAGCCAATCGGTTTAACCGCGACTACTCACTCTGCCGTTATCAAAGCGGCTGAAAAAATCGGCTATCCCGTTCTCGTTCGTCCAAGTTATGTTCTCGGTGGGAAGGCCATGGAGACTGTTTATAATCAAGAAGAACTGGACCAATACCTTCAACAAAACGCCTCCATTACTGCTGATCACCCCATTTTAATCGATGCTTACCTTGAAGGACGGGAATGTGAAGTAGACGCAATTTGTGATGGGAAGGACGTCCTTATCCCCGGAATAATGGAACATATTGAACACGCGGGCGTTCATTCGGGAGATTCAATGGCAGTTTATCCCCCACAACATTTTGATGATGACATTAAACAGCAAATCGTTACTGCCACCGAAAAATTAGCAGTTGCGCTTAAATGTATCGGCATTATGAACATCCAATTTATTGTTCATAATCATGAGGTGTACATCCTTGAAGTTAATCCGCGCGCTAGTCGGACAGTGCCATTCCTCAGCAAAATTACAGGGATCGAAATGGCCCAAGTTGCTACCAGAGTTATCCTTGGACAGTCCCTTGCTGATCAAGGCTTTACTAACGGGCTTTACCCAGAGCCACAAACTATTCATGTTAAAGCTCCCGTCTTTAGTTTTAACAAGCTAGCGAATGTTGATTCTTACCTCAGTCCAGAAATGAAATCGACAGGCGAAGTGATGGGGACAGATACCACCTATGCAAAAGCACTTCATAAAGCCTTTTCTGGAGCACACGTTCAAGTCCCTAACAATGGCAAAATTCTCTTTACGATTGAAAATGGGGATGAAGAAGACATTCTCCCACTAGCAAAACGGTTTGCTCAGATTGGCTACCAAGTTTTCACTACCCCGCAAACAGCATCATACTTTAAGGATAACGGAATTCACATCCATCAAGAAATATCCAATATCGATGAACTCAACCGCCTCTTAAAATCCGGGCAGATCGACCTCGTTATCAACACCATGCGCCACGATTACGAACAAGATTCACTTGGTTTTCAGATCCGCCAAAGTACAATCGCGCAAAACGTACCACTCATGACTTCACTTGATACGGTTAATGCGTTGCTGCACGTTAAAGAAGATCAATCTTTGGAAGCCATCACAATTAAATAG